One Thioclava sp. ES.031 genomic window, AAACAACGGGTTCTGGCCTGTTCCTCACCCACCGGCCCGGCCTTCGAGGGCGCGCAAATCTCCAGCGGCCAGCGTGCCGCGCCGGGCGCGATTGAGCGTATCGAGATCGACCCCGAGACCAAGGAGCCGCGCTTCAAGATCATCGGCAACGACCACTGGTCGACCGATCCCGAATTCGGCACGCCCCGGATCACCGGCATCTGCGGCTCGGGCATTATCGAGGCCGTGGCCGAGATGCGGATGGCCGGGATCGTGGACACCTCGGGGCTGATCGGCTCGGCCGAACAGGTCGGCACACCGCGCTGCGAGCCGAACGGGCGCACCCATGAATACGTCATCTATGACGGCGGCGAGGAAGGCCCGCGCATCACCGTCACCCAAGGCGACATCCGCGCGATCCAGCTGGCGAAATCCGCGCTCTATGCGGGCGCGCGCCTCTTGATGGACGAGATGGGCGTGGACACGGTCGACCGCGTGGTGCTCGCGGGTGCGTTCGGGGCGCATATCTCGCCCAAGCACGCAATGGTGCTGGGGATGATCCCGGATGCGCCGCTCGATCACGTCACCTCGGCGGGCAACGCGGCCGGCACCGGGGCGCATATGGCGCTGTGCTCGGTGAAGGCGCGGCGCGAGATCGAGGCGCAGGTGCATCAGATCACCAAGGTCGAGACCGCGATCGAACCGCGCTTCCAAGAGCATTTCGTGGCCGCGAACGCGCTGCCGCATGCCACCGCCCCCTTCCCCGAGCTGCGCAAGATCGCGCCGCTTCCGGAGGTCAGCTTCAACACCGGCGGATCGGGCGAGGATGGCGGACGCAGGCGCCGCCGGCGCGGCTGAGGCGGGCCTTCGGGCCTCGCCTTCGGGCGCTGCGAGACGTCCGTTTTCAGGCCGGATCAGGCCGCACACGGTTTCGTGATAAGACATAAGTGATCGGCGCGCCCCAAGCGCGCCGTAACCCTTGTGCTTTGGCGGGGACAACCGTCGCTCAACAGGGAGGAAAATCCTTATGTCTATGAAATTCCGTGCATTCGCCGCTTCGCTCACCGCAGCTGCAACGCTGGGCCTCGCCCTGCCCGCGCTGGCAAACCCGATGGTCGGTGGCGCGAAAATGTATGAGAGCAAGCCCATCGCAGCCAATGCCTCGGCTGCTCCGAACCTGACCACGCTGGTCGCAGCGGTGAAAGCGGCGGGCCTCGTCGACACGCTCGCTGGCCCCGGCCCGTTCACCGTCTTCGCGCCGACCAACGCGGCCTTCGACAAGCTGCCCGCGGGCACCGTCGACACGCTGGTGAAGCCGGAGAACAAGGAGATGCTGACGCATATCCTGACCTGCCACGTCGCCAAGGGCGTGATCACCGCAGAGAACATCATGGCGACCGTCAAGCGCGGCAACGGCATGGCGACGATCAAGACGCTCGGCGGCTGTGATCTGACCGCGATGGTCAAGGACGGCATGGTGATGCTGAAGGACCCGAAAGGCGATGTCGCGACGGTTCAGACCGCCGATGTGAAGCAGAAGAATGGCATGGTCCACGTGATCGACACCGTGCTTCAGCCGAAGATGTAAACCGACCCCGCGCCTCGTCTCCCTAATTTCCGCGCGGCGCCTGGCGTCCGGTGAGGTCCTCCTCGCCGGGCGCTTTTTTGTGAGCGCACCCGAGGACGCGCGCGATCCCTCTTGACCGTGGCTTTCGGCTGGAATACCTCTGCGCTCGCACCATGCGGGTATGATGTAATGGTAGCCTGTCAGCTTCCCAAGCTGAACGCGCGGGTTCGATTCCCGCTACCCGCTCCAAGCTCCCATGACGGCAAGGCATTGTTTTAAAAGAAACAATCCAACCTCATAGCGGAGAAAAGCTTTTGGCTGATTTGCTGACGGAGAAGCCAAAGCGGGACATAAATCGACGGAAACTCCCGGAGAGTCCCGAAGAAACTCCCGAAGCAGATGGAACCGATCATTGGTGCAGTTCTCTTTTACAGTCCGATACTTGAGACGTAACGCTCCGTAACGCCCGCCACAGACTGCATGCCTATCAATCTCCGCGACTACCGGCGACGATTTGACGATCTCTGGAAGGGAAAGCTCCAGCATGCCTAGATCAAGAAGCCCTGATTGATTGTTTTACGCACAAGCATGAGACTTCTTGGAAGGATCACAGAAAATGACCGGTTTCACCGCACACATGGGTTGATCCAACTTTTCGAACCGGCATTTCAATCGGAAAGGAACTGGCGATGGTCTCAAGACGGAACACTCACTTTCAATCGCACGCGCGAACAGGCGTTCCCCTCGTTGAGAACCAAAACGAGTGCTTTCTGATTGCCTAACGCTGGTGAGCACGTAGCGAAAGAGCGCCGAATGTGGAGTTGGCGTCTCAAGCGGGTGTCTTGTGCGAGCTTTGGTGTTTGAGCTACTCCCCGTCTCTTGGACAGGATCTGGCGTAATTTAAGCTACTCTTTGCACCTGCTGATCGGGTTGGTTGATATCATGTCTCTGCCAATAGACCAGCGCCGGTGGCTTGCCGCCGAGGGCTGAGTGAGGGCGCTGGTGGTTGTAGAAGGTCATCCATTTCCGGATCGCCGCCTTTGTCTCCGATCCTGTCTCCCAGGCATGCAGGTAGACGCATTCGTATTTCAGGGTTCGCCACAGCCGCTCGATGAAGATGTTGTCGAGGAATCGGCCTTTCCCATCCATCGAGATGCGCACGCCCGACCGGCGGAGCCGATCCGTCCAAGCGAAGGACGTGAACTGAGAACCCTGATCCGTATTCATTATCTCGGGCGGGCCGAACTTGTGGATGGCTTCGTTCAGCGCCTCGACACAGAAGTCGGCCTCCAGGGTGTTCGAGATCCGCCAAGACAGAACCTTGCGGGTGTGCCAGTCCATGATCGCCACGAGGTAGAGGAACCCGCGCCGCATGGGCAGGTAGGTGATATCCGAGCACCAGACCTGGTTCGGGCGATCCACCCGCAGACCTCGCAGCAGGTAGGGATAGGTCTTGTGCCCCTTCGCCGGCCTGCTTGTGTTGGGTTTCTGGTAAATCGGCATGAGCCCCATCAGGCGCATCAGTCGCCGTATCCGCTTCTCGTTCACCAGGTGGCCGTCGTTACGCAGGTGCCAGGTCATCTGGCGGACACCGAAGAACGGGGTCTCCAGGAACTGCTCGTCGATCTGCCGCATCAGGCCGAGGTTCTGTTCGGTTTCGCCCTTCGGCTCGTAGTAATAGGATGAGCGTGCGATCGACAGCAGCTTGCACTGCTGCCCAATCGACAGATCCGAATGGTTCGGCTCGATCATGCCACGCCTCACTTCCCGCCCCAAGGCTTCAGCTTTCGTTCCAAAAAAGAGTTGGCCACCGCCAGCTCCCCGATCTTGGCGTGGAGCTCCTTCACCTGCTCCTCGTCGATCTCGGGCTTCCTTCGGCCCCCGCGCTCGAACACGCCCGACGCGCCTTCGAGCAAGGCCCGCTTCCATTGATGGATCATCGTTGGATGCACCCCGAACCGGCTCGCCAGCTCGGCCGCTGTCTCTTCACCCTTCAGGGCTTCCAGCGCGACCTTTGCCTTGAACTCGGGTGCGTGCTGCTTGCGTTTCGACATCTCTGATCTCCTTCTCGTCGAAGATCAGCAGACTGCAAATCGTAGCTTATGTCAGTGTCCGAATTTCAGGGGGTAGCTCAAAACTCTTGGCTCGGACCGCGCGAAGGCCTTTCACGTCCGGCGGCACCCTCGCGCAGTCAGGAACATTCATCCTGCGGAGCAGTTGCATTCTCGATGAGAGAGAATGCTAAACAATCACTAAGCGGGGGAAGCATATCCGGCGCAGCTGAGGGCAAAGCCAAAGCAGGTCCGTCGGCGGTTCCGCAGGTGGTCGAGCGAGTGAAGCGGCTCACGCGAGGCAGGCAAACGATTACACTTAGCCAATTAACCGAAGAGATCGGGTCCCAAGGTCACGCGCCGCTGCTAATGATCGCCTCGATCTTCATGATCCTGCCAATCGGATTGATCCCTGGCATTGGGGGAGCGCTCGGATCGCTAGTCGCACTAATCGGGCTTCAAACGCTCCTAGGACGGAATGGCGTCTGGTTACCTGAATTCTTCGGGAAGCGCGAAATATCGGCAGAACGTGTCCACGCTGCAGCTGCAAGACTGAACCCCGGCGCTGCTTGGCTCCGTCGACATTTACATCGCAGATGGGAGCCCCTCGCCTGCGGTAGCATTTCGGTCTCGGTGATTGCAGTGATACTTATCGTCACTGGAAGCTCGTTGCTCATTCTCGGGGCCATTCCCGTCGCCACTCCTCTAATCGGGCTTCCCATCGCGGTATTCGCGGTCGGAATATTGGGCCGTGACGGCATTGTTGTCGCAGCTGGTTATGTTCTGCTGTTCATCGTTGGCGGAACTGTATGGCTAATGCGCTGAACCGGACCATGTGACGGACCGTTCTTATAACGACAAAATCGCCTTTGACTGTCCAAGCAGGAACTTGGTTTGCCTACTTCTCGTTTAACACAAGGACCGAGACGGGTCAGTTGAAAGCCGGAGGCGCTCGATGACGAAGAAGGACGCACGCGAAAACCCCGACGGCAAGGCGAACTCTGGTTCGGCAGAAGCAAGCCAGCTGCGCGAGACGATCGACCGTGGCGGCACCGGCGACAAGGTGGCATTTAGCGACCCCGCCGCCGCGCCCTTAGGAACCGATGACGAAGCGGCCGGAACCTCGCCCTCGCTTCAACAGGTGCGCATGGCACAAGAACATGAAGGACGACACGGAGTGGCCGAGAACCGCAAACCCGGGCCCGCGGAAATTAATGGTGGAATGAGTCGGTGGGCGCTGCTCGCCATTGCCTTCGTCGTGCTATTCGTTTCCGCAGTCGCCTGGGTCGCAATTAGCTAGACCTAAAAAAGCCCCGCGACCAAAGTCTCCCAAGAGGTGGACCAATCGAAAGTTTGCGGAAACCGAAGCGAAGCCCGCGTGTTGATTATCGTAGGTCGGCGATCACTGAGATACGCCGAAACCGTGCCCAAAACTTAGCTCCCTGATCGAACTCGCAGGAGGCGTCCTCTTGAAACATGCAAATTTCGTCCGAAGCTTGATCGAGCACCCAATATTGGCTGACTACTTGACGTCAGGCATGGCCTTTTCGCTACCGACGACGCGAACGCCAACTGCAGACTTACACTTTCTCATATCCAAGCATCCTCTGGGGTGGGAGCGACTTCCCGCAACTCGCTTCAGTCATCCCGGCAAGGAGCCTGCGCTTCGGCGCGGGACAGGCGTCGGCTCTATGATCTGGCCTGGACGACGCAATGGTTCTCGCAATGCGAATTCTTGAACTCATCCGAGAGGCGGTCGCCAAAGGCCCTCAATGGCTCGGGCCTGCGATTGTTTTAATTGGTGCGCTTCTACTCTCGTTGCTAGTGCATTGGGCGGTCTTTCGCATCCTTAGGAGGTGGGTAGAGGCAGATAATGGCATTGCCGGCTCGTCCTTGCGGCAAGCGAAGAGACCGATGCGGTTGGCTTTCGTGCTGGCCGCATTGGCGATCACTGTCCCCCGCACCGATCTGCCTTGGCGGATACAGGACGTTTTGGGGCACATATTTCTGATCCTGCTGATCGTTTTGATAGGTTGGACCTTCATCCTTGTAACCCAACGATTGAGCGACCGCGTGATCCGTCGCCAACGGATGGACCTGGACGACAATCTCGCCGCACGCAAGCTCGTCACGCAGTTCCGCGTGTTACGGCGAACCGCCACGATCCTGCTGGTGATCTTTACCGTCACGGGTGTGCTACTGACCTTCGAGCCAGTGCAGAAATATGGCGGAAGCCTGTTCGCCTCCGCAGGTGCGGCGGGGCTGATCCTCGGGCTGGCAGCGCGACCTGTCCTCGCAAACCTGATTGCGGGCATCCAGATCGCCATCACCCAGCCGATCCGGTTAGAAGATGTGGTGATCGTGGATGGCGAGTGGGGCTGGATCGAGGAGATCTTCGCCACATACGTTGTTGTGCGGATCTGGGACTGGAGACGGATGCTGGTGCCGCTGAGCTATTTCATCGAACAGCCCTTTCAAAACTGGACCCGTGAAAATGCGTCGATCATCGGTGCCGTGCACTGGTATCTCGACTATACGGTGCCTACGACCGAAGTGCGCGAAAAGCTCGAGGAGATCGTCCGCGAGTCTCCGCATTGGGACGGTCAAGTGATCAACCTTCAGGTCACGGATGCCGACAAGGACGCCGTCGTGCTCCGTGGCTTAATGAGTGCACGCACCTCTCCGCAGGCTTGGGACCTGCGTTGCGAAGTGAGAGAGAAGCTGATCGCGTGGCTACAGGAAGCCTACCCCGAAGCACTCCCGAGGCTGCGCGCGGAACTCGTTTCGTCGCCTGCTGATACGGGCGCGACGCCAGCCTGATCCGCGTCCGACAACAGGAGAAGTGGCATGGAAGACGATACAGACATTTCGACCCTCGCGTTACTTGGCGGGGCGCATGTGCATCTGCCGGACCACCTACAGCACATGAAGGCGCGCGGCTTTCGCGTCGGGTTTGTGCATGACCGCGATCTCGAGCGGCGCGACCGGCTTTGTGCCGAGCTTGACGCCAAGCCGCTCACCACGCTCGACGAGCTTGTCGGCTTGCAAGCAGCGGGTGCCGTCGTCTGCAGCGAGACAGCCCACCATGCCATTGATATCGGAGCGGCGCTCTTAGCGGGACTCCCGACCTTTTCGGAAAAGCCACTCACCGGCAGCGCTCGCGACGCCGAGGTCTTGGCGCAGCAATCAGCCAAGGCGGGAGTAATATTGCACACCGCGTATTTCTTCCGGACCCTCCCCGCCCTGCGCAAGGCGAAAGACTGGATTTCCGAGGGGCGTCTGGGCACGGTGCGATCGGCGAGGATGCTCTTCAATCATGACGGCGGCTATGCGGATTGGCTGGATCTCGACTGTTGGATGACCGACCCGGAGCTTGCCTGCTACGACGGGTTCGTCGACGAGGCAGTGCACGCGATCGACGCTTTGCAGTGGATCTTGGGCCCCGTCCGCAAGGGAAATGCGGTCACCGGCAACGCGCTGGGGTGGCCCTTGAACGATCACGGCGCCGCAATCCTGCGCTTTGCGAGCGGCGCTACCGGCGTCGTCGAAGCGGGCTGGACCGACACCCGGATGCGGCTCGAGTTGGACCTCGTGGGCGACGCCGGGGCGATTTCGCTGAAGAATGGCGAGATGACCCTGACACTGCGCGGGGCCGAGAGTCCGACCGAGCGCGTGGTGCTCGATCCGCTCGATGCGGGCACCGGCATCGTGCCCTTTCTGAGCGCGCTTAAGGGCCGTGCCGCACCGGGGCTGGTCTCGGCTGGCGAGGCGGCGCGCGTCAACCGGGTGCTGGACGATCTCGGGCTTCGGCTCAACTGAACACGCGAAAGGAGCACGACGATGGATTATGGACTTCACGGCAAAACCGCCCTGGTCACGGGCGGTGCCTCGGGTATCGGCAAGGCCGCCGCCAGAACGCTGCTGGCCGAGGGCGCGCAGGTTATCCTCGTGGATCTCAAGGGCGACGAGGTGTCCCGCGCCGCCAAGGAGCTCGGCCGCGGCACCTGTGCCCTTCAGGCCGATCTGCGCGATCCGAACCAGATCAAGGGTCTCGCAGCAACCACGCAGGAGCGCTTCACCATGCCGGACATCCTTGTCTGCGCGGCCGGTGTCACCGGCGCCAAGGGGCACCCGCTAGAGATGACGGACAGTGACTGGCATGACGCGTGGGAGAGCGATTTCATGTCGGTCGTCCGCACCGTGCGCGCCTTCGAGCCGACGATGGAAAACCGTGGCTGGGGTCGGGTCGTAATCCTATGCTCCGAGAATGCGGCGCAGCCTTATGAAAACGAGGCCGTCTATAATGTCGCCAAAGCGGCCCTTCTGAATTTCGCCAAGGGGCTGAGCGGGGTGGCCGCGCGCCGGGGCGTGCTGGTCAATTGCGTCTCCCCCGCCTTTATCGAGACCCCCATGACCGACGGGATGATGACCCAGAAAGCTGAGGCGGAGGGTGTCAGCCGTGATGAGGCCGTCCAGAGCTTCCTGAAGTCGGAACGTCCCTGGCTGGCGCTGGAGCGGCGTGGAAGACCGGAGGAAGTAGCCGCAGCCATCGCCTTCCTTTGTTCCGAACAGGCCAGTTTCGTCGTCGGCGCCAACTACCGTGTGGATGGAGGGTCCGTCGCCGCGATTGCGATTTGATAGTCAAAGATTGGACAAATACTTAAAAAACGCATTATCCGCTAGATCGGCATCACAATGATCCCGCGTGACCTCGAGACGCTTCCGGCCCCTCAAGACGCTTCCGGCATCGTCTAATTTCGGTAGGATCGTCAAAAGTTTGACTCTGCTTTTGCGGGATTTCTCCGCTGCGGTGAGCGCCCCTTACGTTTGCCCTTCTCTGGCAACTCAATGATTGCAGCCCAGAAAACCTGCCCCCTGCACAGGAACATCCCTGATCAGCTCGCGTTGTGGTCAAAAGCAATTGACCGAGGAAAATTTGATCTGAGAGGAGGCTGTCATGGCTGGCGCAACAGGGCAAACGGTTCAAACAGACATTCCCGCCCGTATGGATCGATTGCCGTGGTCTCGATTCCACCTGACGATCATCGTCGCCCTCGGCGTCACCTGGATTCTCGACGGCCTCGAAGTCACCCTCAAGGGGGCCGTCTCCAGCGTCCTTCAAGAACCCGAGAGCCTCGGCTTCACGAGTTCGCAGATCGGGATGATCGCGTCCTTCTACATCACCGGGGCGGTTCTTGGCGCGCTCTTGTTCGGCTATCTCACGGATCGTTTCGGGCGTAAGATGTTTTTCTTCATCACGCTCGCCGTCTATCTCGTCGGCGCACTCCTGACAGCCTTCTCCTGGAACCTATGGAGCTTCGTGGCTTTCCGGTTCATCACCGGTCTTGGCATTGGCGGCGAATATGCCGCGATCAATTCGACGATCGACGAGATGATCCCTGCCCGCGTGCGCGGTCAGGTCGCGCTTGGCGTGAATGGGTCCTACTGGCTCGGTGCCGCGCTCGGCGCGCTATCGACAATCGTGCTGCTAAACCCAGACTATCTCCCGGTCGATATGGGCTGGCGTCTCGGTTTCGGCATCGGGGCTGTGCTTGGCGGCATCATCCTCTACATGCGCCGCCATCTTCCCGAGAGCCCGCGCTGGCTCGCCACGCATGATCGGCTGGACGAGGCCGAAGATATCGTGAGCGACATCGAGAAGCGCACGAGCGAGCAAACCGGCGAAGAGCTCTCGAAGGTGCCGGACGACGACAAGATCAAGATCCGGCCGCAGAAATCGTTCTCTCTGATAAAAATTGTCAAGGCGATGTTCTCGACGCACCGGAAACGGGCGTTGCTCGGCCTCGTCCTGATGAGTTCGCAGGCGTTTCTCTACAACGCGATCTTCTTTACCTACGCGCTCGTTCTGTCGAACTTCTTCGACGTCCCCTCAAAGAGCACCGGACTCTATCTTGTGCCTTTCGCCATCGGCAACTTTCTTGGCGTGATTGTTCTGGGTCGACTGTTCGACAAGATCGGCCGCCGGGTGATGATCTCGCTCAGCTACGGCCTGTCCGCAGCCATCCTGATGGCTACCGGTTACATGTTCGCCCAAGGCTACCTGACCGCCATTACGCTCACGGCGCTCTGGTCAGTGATCTTCTTCTTCGCCTCGGCGGCTGCAAGTTCCGCCTATCTGACGGTGAGCGAGGTGTTCCCGCTCGAGACGCGTGCGCTCGCGATTGCGATCTTCTATTCGATCGGCACGGCGGCTGGCGGCATCGTTTCGCCTTGGATCTTCGGCATGCTGATCGACACTGGCTCCGCTTGGAACGTGTTCTACGGCTACCTCTTCGCCGGTGCGCTGATGACAGTGGCCGCCGTCACTGAAGCGGTCATCGGGATCGATGCCGAACAGGAGTCCTTGGAGGACGTGGCAGATCCTCTCTCCGCCGAGGAGGCGAGCCAGTAACGGATCTGCGCCGCAAACCGCGAAGCCAGCGACCCGAAACATGAGCATATGTCTATGCCGAGCCGTGCGATCGCCATGCGCGCGCGGCTCGGGCGCGGTTTCCGGGGCTGAGAACCATGTTATTGCAGCAGGGAAACTTGGTGAATCGTTTGTTCGACATTCTCGACGCCCAGCCCAATGACGACTGAGACGCTGAATGTCTTCTAGTCCTACAAAAATGCTGTTTTGAGCCTCACCAGCATTGAGACGGATCGACCCGCATTTCTTCATTCAGAGGTCGTTCCGCGTTCCTTTTTGAGGCGAACATAGGCCGCATATCCGACCTTTACCGGCGAATATCTGGTGACGTTTTCTACGAACTCTCCCTCGAAAGGGTCATCAACCTTCGGCAGTTGGTCCACATTCTTGTCCGCTCGCAACCCACCTGAATATTCAACTTTGATCTTCATGATTTCCTCGCCACTCCCTTTTTCCATTGCAGCCGACTGCGGCCCCCTATGCGCCAGATAGTCAGTCGAAGCGCGCATCAATAATCCTGTCCGCGATCCGCGCGGCGTTGGCGAGGATCGTCATCGCCGGGTTGACACCGCCACCTGTGGGCATGAGTGAACCATCGCAAATCCAGAGATTATCGACATTCCACACGCGCCCCATATCGTCGGTGACCGAGGTCTCGGGATCGTCACCCATCGGGCAGCCACCCATCAAGTGTGCAGTGCTCTGCGTTTCAAACAGATTTTTGCCACCTGCAGCACGCATCATTCGTGACATGAATTTCCTCCCATGTCCCTGCAGACGCCTGTCATTGTCGCAAAAAGAATGCGTGACCTTGGCTCGTGGGAGCCCAAGTTCATCCGTCTCGTCAGCCAAGGTCACGCGATTGTCGACCTGTGGCATCGACTCTCCGACCATCTTCAGCCCGGCCATCCGATTGTAACGCCCCATGGCTTCGAGCAGGTCATCCCCGAACATTCCCGTAGATGAAGTCAAAGTCCCGGCGAAATCTCCGGGCAACGGTCCCTGGCTCATGAAGGAATAACCACCATCGAAATTTTTGCTCGGGTCGTCGTCGGCATAATTCCAATGTTCACAGGTCGCCATCGATGGGGGCCCCTTATACCAACGAATTTCCTCGTCGAACTCGCCCCATACGGCGTCGTTCGCATGCACCATGAGATTGCGCCCCACGAGTCCGTCTGCATTGCCGAGACCCTGGGGATGCTGAGCAGTCGACGAGTTGAGCAACAAGCGCGGTGTTTCGATCGAATAGCCTGCCGCTACCACATTCTCAGCCTTCTGGAAGCGCCACTTCCCATCGCGATAGTAGCTCACCCCGGTCGCGCGCCCGTCTGCACCGGTTTCGATCCGCCCCACCATCGCCAGATCTCGCACCTCGGCGCCCGCCTTGATCGCGCGCGGAACATAGGTAATCGGCATGCTCTGCTTGGCGTTGATCGAGCAGCCGATCTTGCACATGCCGCGATAGGCGCAGGGCGGCGATTTCCCGCTCGGTGCGGAGACGGTGCAAAGCGGAGTCGGCGCCCAGTCGACGCCAAGCGCCTCTGCCCCGCGCGCCAACACCAGACCGGCTTCGTTTACCTCATGCTCGCGATAGGGATAGCGCCCGCGATCGGGCCCCCACGGGTAGCGGATCGGCCCAGAGATCTTCAGCGCCTCCTCGACCTCGTCATAGTAGCGCCACATCTCGCGCCAATCGACCGGCCAGTCGCGACCGTAGCCCAGCTTCGAGCGGGCCTTAAACCATTCGGGGCGGAAGCGCAGCGACACCATCTGGAAATGCACTGAGGATCCGCCGACCGCGCGCCCGGAATTGTTTGCGCCCAACTCGATCGGATCGTCGCCATCCGAGATCCGCGGGTCGAGCCAGTAGAGCTTCTCCTGCTCGCGCTCGTCGGACGCGAAGTCTCGCCTGGGCTGGAAGAAGGGACCGGCGTCGAACAGCACCACCGACATTCCGGCCTCGGCGAGCTTGGCGGCGAGAACCGATCCGCCGCAGCCCGCACCGACGATCACGAAATCGACCGGCGCGTTCTTAGGGTATTCGCGCATCGGCACCTGTCCTTCGCGCTTGAAGA contains:
- a CDS encoding fasciclin domain-containing protein produces the protein MSMKFRAFAASLTAAATLGLALPALANPMVGGAKMYESKPIAANASAAPNLTTLVAAVKAAGLVDTLAGPGPFTVFAPTNAAFDKLPAGTVDTLVKPENKEMLTHILTCHVAKGVITAENIMATVKRGNGMATIKTLGGCDLTAMVKDGMVMLKDPKGDVATVQTADVKQKNGMVHVIDTVLQPKM
- a CDS encoding IS3 family transposase (programmed frameshift), whose protein sequence is MSKRKQHAPEFKAKVALEALKGEETAAELASRFGVHPTMIHQWKRALLEGASGVFERGGRRKPEIDEEQVKELHAKIGELAVANSFLERKLKALGREVRRGMIEPNHSDLSIGQQCKLLSIARSSYYYEPKGETEQNLGLMRQIDEQFLETPFFGVRQMTWHLRNDGHLVNEKRIRRLMRLMGLMPIYQKPNTSRPAKGHKTYPYLLRGLRVDRPNQVWCSDITYLPMRRGFLYLVAIMDWHTRKVLSWRISNTLEADFCVEALNEAIHKFGPPEIMNTDQGSQFTSFAWTDRLRRSGVRISMDGKGRFLDNIFIERLWRTLKYECVYLHAWETGSETKAAIRKWMTFYNHQRPHSALGGKPPALVYWQRHDINQPDQQVQRVA
- a CDS encoding exopolysaccharide biosynthesis protein; this translates as MRENAKQSLSGGSISGAAEGKAKAGPSAVPQVVERVKRLTRGRQTITLSQLTEEIGSQGHAPLLMIASIFMILPIGLIPGIGGALGSLVALIGLQTLLGRNGVWLPEFFGKREISAERVHAAAARLNPGAAWLRRHLHRRWEPLACGSISVSVIAVILIVTGSSLLILGAIPVATPLIGLPIAVFAVGILGRDGIVVAAGYVLLFIVGGTVWLMR
- a CDS encoding mechanosensitive ion channel family protein yields the protein MVLAMRILELIREAVAKGPQWLGPAIVLIGALLLSLLVHWAVFRILRRWVEADNGIAGSSLRQAKRPMRLAFVLAALAITVPRTDLPWRIQDVLGHIFLILLIVLIGWTFILVTQRLSDRVIRRQRMDLDDNLAARKLVTQFRVLRRTATILLVIFTVTGVLLTFEPVQKYGGSLFASAGAAGLILGLAARPVLANLIAGIQIAITQPIRLEDVVIVDGEWGWIEEIFATYVVVRIWDWRRMLVPLSYFIEQPFQNWTRENASIIGAVHWYLDYTVPTTEVREKLEEIVRESPHWDGQVINLQVTDADKDAVVLRGLMSARTSPQAWDLRCEVREKLIAWLQEAYPEALPRLRAELVSSPADTGATPA
- a CDS encoding Gfo/Idh/MocA family protein, whose protein sequence is MEDDTDISTLALLGGAHVHLPDHLQHMKARGFRVGFVHDRDLERRDRLCAELDAKPLTTLDELVGLQAAGAVVCSETAHHAIDIGAALLAGLPTFSEKPLTGSARDAEVLAQQSAKAGVILHTAYFFRTLPALRKAKDWISEGRLGTVRSARMLFNHDGGYADWLDLDCWMTDPELACYDGFVDEAVHAIDALQWILGPVRKGNAVTGNALGWPLNDHGAAILRFASGATGVVEAGWTDTRMRLELDLVGDAGAISLKNGEMTLTLRGAESPTERVVLDPLDAGTGIVPFLSALKGRAAPGLVSAGEAARVNRVLDDLGLRLN
- a CDS encoding SDR family NAD(P)-dependent oxidoreductase, coding for MDYGLHGKTALVTGGASGIGKAAARTLLAEGAQVILVDLKGDEVSRAAKELGRGTCALQADLRDPNQIKGLAATTQERFTMPDILVCAAGVTGAKGHPLEMTDSDWHDAWESDFMSVVRTVRAFEPTMENRGWGRVVILCSENAAQPYENEAVYNVAKAALLNFAKGLSGVAARRGVLVNCVSPAFIETPMTDGMMTQKAEAEGVSRDEAVQSFLKSERPWLALERRGRPEEVAAAIAFLCSEQASFVVGANYRVDGGSVAAIAI
- a CDS encoding MFS transporter, with translation MAGATGQTVQTDIPARMDRLPWSRFHLTIIVALGVTWILDGLEVTLKGAVSSVLQEPESLGFTSSQIGMIASFYITGAVLGALLFGYLTDRFGRKMFFFITLAVYLVGALLTAFSWNLWSFVAFRFITGLGIGGEYAAINSTIDEMIPARVRGQVALGVNGSYWLGAALGALSTIVLLNPDYLPVDMGWRLGFGIGAVLGGIILYMRRHLPESPRWLATHDRLDEAEDIVSDIEKRTSEQTGEELSKVPDDDKIKIRPQKSFSLIKIVKAMFSTHRKRALLGLVLMSSQAFLYNAIFFTYALVLSNFFDVPSKSTGLYLVPFAIGNFLGVIVLGRLFDKIGRRVMISLSYGLSAAILMATGYMFAQGYLTAITLTALWSVIFFFASAAASSAYLTVSEVFPLETRALAIAIFYSIGTAAGGIVSPWIFGMLIDTGSAWNVFYGYLFAGALMTVAAVTEAVIGIDAEQESLEDVADPLSAEEASQ
- a CDS encoding GMC family oxidoreductase produces the protein MTQDAPRNDRPRAVNGHAPDVFKREGQVPMREYPKNAPVDFVIVGAGCGGSVLAAKLAEAGMSVVLFDAGPFFQPRRDFASDEREQEKLYWLDPRISDGDDPIELGANNSGRAVGGSSVHFQMVSLRFRPEWFKARSKLGYGRDWPVDWREMWRYYDEVEEALKISGPIRYPWGPDRGRYPYREHEVNEAGLVLARGAEALGVDWAPTPLCTVSAPSGKSPPCAYRGMCKIGCSINAKQSMPITYVPRAIKAGAEVRDLAMVGRIETGADGRATGVSYYRDGKWRFQKAENVVAAGYSIETPRLLLNSSTAQHPQGLGNADGLVGRNLMVHANDAVWGEFDEEIRWYKGPPSMATCEHWNYADDDPSKNFDGGYSFMSQGPLPGDFAGTLTSSTGMFGDDLLEAMGRYNRMAGLKMVGESMPQVDNRVTLADETDELGLPRAKVTHSFCDNDRRLQGHGRKFMSRMMRAAGGKNLFETQSTAHLMGGCPMGDDPETSVTDDMGRVWNVDNLWICDGSLMPTGGGVNPAMTILANAARIADRIIDARFD